TGTAAAACTGCAGGAAGAATGGGAGCTGATCATTGTCGATGATGGTTCCGAGGATAATTCCCTGGAAACAGCCCGTGCCCTTGAAAAGGAACACGGGAACCTGAAAGTGATCAGTTATCCGTCGAACCGGGGTCGTGGTTATGCAATCAGAACAGGAGTAGCACAGTCTCGCGGGGACATTATTGTCACCACGGAGATCGATTCTTCCTGGGGCGATGACATTGTATATGACATCGTGGAAAAATTCAAAGAGAAGCCGGACGCGGATATAGTCATTGCATCGCCGCATCTGTCCCCGGGGGGTTATAAAAATGTTCCCCTGAAACGTGTTTTTTTGAGCAAATACGGTAATTTGCTGATTCGCATGGCATTGAGTAAAAACGTAACAATGAATACGGGCATGACGCGGGGTTACCGCCGTGAAAAATTCCTTGCCTTGCCTCTGGAAGAAGATGAAAAAGAGATGCATCTGGAGATCGTCAACAAGGCAATTGCGCTTAATTATAAAATTTACGAGGTACCCGCCACACTCGAGTGGAAAGTGCAGAAACTCAGGAAAGATCCCGCAAAAAAACGCACTTCCTCATCGAGGATCAATAAGCTCATACGCACGCATCTGCTTTTCAGTATCGCTGTTGCCCCT
The bacterium DNA segment above includes these coding regions:
- a CDS encoding glycosyltransferase family 2 protein, translating into MISIVCPFYNEDSILENSVLLMLSNLVKLQEEWELIIVDDGSEDNSLETARALEKEHGNLKVISYPSNRGRGYAIRTGVAQSRGDIIVTTEIDSSWGDDIVYDIVEKFKEKPDADIVIASPHLSPGGYKNVPLKRVFLSKYGNLLIRMALSKNVTMNTGMTRGYRREKFLALPLEEDEKEMHLEIVNKAIALNYKIYEVPATLEWKVQKLRKDPAKKRTSSSRINKLIRTHLLFSIAVAPFRYIFPVSLFLGFLSLITFILALYNLFTPQPSIYWLITSFFLGLFGFLIFGIGLLAQQNRAIMRELWILRSKKI